One genomic segment of Aquipluma nitroreducens includes these proteins:
- a CDS encoding pyruvate, water dikinase regulatory protein has protein sequence MKPDIKKSKAAPIYIVSGGKGLAGNNMVHSLLIQYPNNDVPVIIVPHMTEEKQLAQLVAKVKLEGGLITHTMVNRKLRNFLINLCEENGVNHIDFMGKLADYLDETLDIPSLQTPGLYREINQEYFDRIDAIEFTLNHDDGLSPAKLHKAEIILTGVSRSGKTPLSVYLAMYGWKVANIPLVNGIDPPKELFEVDSQRVFGLSISPGQLISHRMKRLVSINNTENTNYVDERMVAQEIRNANFIFEKGGFTVLNVSNKPVETTANEILNMMANRFNYRGRRLDSPYPDETKE, from the coding sequence TGCCGGAAATAATATGGTTCACTCGTTGCTGATTCAATATCCAAACAATGATGTTCCTGTAATTATTGTGCCTCATATGACTGAAGAAAAGCAGCTGGCTCAATTGGTCGCAAAAGTAAAATTGGAAGGTGGCCTGATTACACATACAATGGTAAACCGCAAACTGCGGAATTTTTTGATCAATCTTTGTGAGGAAAATGGAGTAAACCATATTGATTTTATGGGCAAGCTGGCCGACTATCTGGATGAAACACTTGATATTCCTTCACTTCAGACGCCAGGGCTATACCGGGAAATTAATCAGGAATACTTCGACCGTATTGATGCCATCGAATTTACCTTAAATCACGATGACGGTCTGAGTCCAGCGAAACTGCACAAGGCTGAAATTATCCTGACAGGTGTTTCACGTTCGGGAAAAACTCCGTTGAGCGTTTACCTGGCTATGTATGGCTGGAAAGTAGCCAATATTCCGTTGGTAAACGGCATTGATCCACCCAAAGAGTTGTTCGAAGTTGATTCACAGCGCGTATTTGGATTGAGTATCAGTCCTGGTCAGTTGATTTCGCACCGGATGAAACGATTGGTCAGCATTAACAATACTGAAAATACAAATTATGTCGACGAACGAATGGTCGCGCAGGAAATACGCAATGCCAACTTTATTTTCGAAAAAGGCGGATTTACCGTGCTCAACGTGTCGAATAAACCAGTTGAAACCACGGCCAATGAAATTCTGAATATGATGGCTAACCGGTTCAATTATCGCGGACGAAGACTCGATTCACCCTATCCGGATGAAACGAAAGAATGA
- a CDS encoding MFS transporter, with protein MSALQVFKKYPRIFWLANLIELFERYAWYGFYMGFGLFLVGSKETGAMGFSPVEKGTIMGTGSMLLYFLPIFTGAIADKIGYKKVLLLAFLIYASGFYMIQHFSSFEMVFISFIWICVGGAFFKPIISATISKTTTAETASIGFGIFYMMVNIGGFIGPFVAGIVLGKGWNFVFMLSIIAIAINFLITLLFFKDLKQEKVSTPLLQSIVQPFKNIFIMLINWRYTMFLLIMSLFWAAFNQLYYTFPIFVEDWVNTTTIYNGIHSIFPTFAQLIGTSSGTISAVTLSSMDSFYIIAFQIMVSAFVMRFKPLNAMMGGIFVLSIGLFLMFGFQSGWIILFGMLIFGLGEMSSSPKFTEYVGNIAPADKKALYMGSSFLAIALGHQIAGFLSGAPYEKVADKLFLLKAEVLKRGLSVPEISENFTKTDYFNEAARQMNFTQQQLTDFLWNGYHPQSIWILFSSIAIGAVVLLFLYDRFIVPKK; from the coding sequence ATGTCCGCACTACAAGTTTTTAAAAAATACCCCCGCATATTCTGGCTTGCCAACCTTATTGAATTGTTCGAACGCTATGCATGGTATGGTTTTTACATGGGCTTCGGTTTATTTTTGGTGGGCTCAAAAGAAACTGGTGCCATGGGTTTTTCCCCGGTCGAGAAAGGAACCATCATGGGAACTGGTTCCATGTTACTCTATTTTTTACCCATTTTTACGGGCGCCATTGCCGATAAAATTGGCTACAAAAAGGTATTGTTGCTGGCCTTCCTGATTTACGCCTCCGGGTTCTATATGATCCAACATTTCAGCAGTTTTGAAATGGTTTTCATCTCTTTTATCTGGATTTGCGTGGGCGGTGCATTCTTTAAGCCGATCATTTCGGCAACCATTTCGAAAACAACGACAGCAGAAACGGCATCTATTGGCTTCGGAATTTTCTACATGATGGTAAACATCGGCGGATTTATCGGACCGTTTGTTGCCGGAATCGTCTTAGGTAAAGGCTGGAACTTCGTGTTTATGCTCTCGATTATTGCTATAGCCATAAACTTCCTGATTACCTTGCTTTTCTTTAAAGACCTCAAACAAGAGAAAGTCTCAACTCCGTTGCTTCAATCCATTGTACAGCCTTTCAAAAATATATTCATCATGTTGATCAACTGGCGATACACCATGTTCCTGTTGATTATGTCATTATTCTGGGCTGCTTTTAACCAATTGTATTATACGTTCCCGATTTTTGTTGAAGACTGGGTCAATACAACTACGATTTATAACGGTATACATTCCATTTTTCCAACATTTGCCCAACTGATCGGCACATCGTCCGGAACGATATCGGCTGTGACTTTGAGCAGTATGGACTCGTTTTACATTATCGCTTTCCAGATTATGGTGTCGGCTTTCGTCATGCGATTCAAACCACTAAATGCGATGATGGGCGGAATCTTTGTCTTGTCAATTGGGCTCTTCCTGATGTTTGGCTTCCAGAGCGGCTGGATCATTTTATTCGGTATGCTAATCTTTGGGTTGGGCGAAATGAGTAGTTCCCCAAAATTCACCGAATACGTTGGAAACATTGCCCCTGCTGACAAGAAAGCACTATACATGGGGTCATCGTTTTTAGCCATTGCTTTAGGCCATCAAATCGCCGGTTTTCTTTCGGGAGCGCCCTACGAAAAAGTAGCCGATAAACTCTTTCTCCTGAAAGCCGAAGTTCTCAAGCGTGGTTTATCTGTTCCTGAAATTAGCGAAAACTTTACCAAAACCGACTATTTCAACGAAGCTGCCCGACAGATGAATTTTACGCAGCAACAACTGACCGATTTTCTCTGGAACGGCTATCACCCGCAGTCGATCTGGATTCTTTTCAGTTCTATCGCAATTGGTGCCGTAGTTCTCTTATTTTTGTACGACCGGTTTATTGTTCCGAAGAAATAA
- a CDS encoding DUF4296 domain-containing protein: MKQFIGILLFAAILSGLSSCYSTSIEKPDKLIKKDKFMKMMVDIYLVQGYNIDQKIDTIHKKLTQTDLYYSVLKKYNVPDTVFIRSLIYYSSYPKEYEKMHVQIMDYLKEVELQYKPQEKIDAEKE; this comes from the coding sequence ATGAAACAATTCATTGGAATTTTGCTGTTTGCAGCTATTCTTTCAGGACTTTCATCCTGCTATTCAACATCGATAGAAAAACCAGACAAGCTCATCAAAAAAGATAAGTTTATGAAAATGATGGTTGATATTTACCTTGTCCAGGGATATAATATTGATCAGAAAATTGATACGATCCACAAAAAACTTACGCAAACCGATCTGTATTATTCCGTTTTAAAGAAGTACAATGTCCCTGACACCGTATTTATCCGTTCGCTGATTTATTACTCCAGCTACCCGAAAGAATACGAGAAAATGCACGTTCAAATCATGGATTACCTCAAGGAGGTTGAACTTCAATATAAGCCACAGGAAAAAATTGACGCTGAGAAAGAATGA
- the panD gene encoding aspartate 1-decarboxylase: MIIEVCKSKLHKVTVTEANLQYVGSITIDQDLMDAANLIENEKVQVVNINNGERLDTYVIRGERGTGVICLNGPAARKVAVGDVVIIMSYAQMDFEEAKTFKPWLVFPDTETNKLI; the protein is encoded by the coding sequence ATGATCATCGAAGTTTGCAAATCGAAATTACATAAAGTTACTGTAACTGAAGCTAATTTACAGTACGTTGGAAGTATTACCATCGATCAGGATTTGATGGATGCTGCCAATCTGATTGAAAACGAAAAAGTTCAGGTAGTAAATATTAACAACGGCGAAAGGCTCGACACGTATGTGATTCGTGGCGAACGTGGTACCGGGGTGATTTGCCTCAATGGACCTGCAGCCCGAAAAGTAGCTGTCGGCGATGTGGTCATTATCATGTCGTACGCCCAAATGGATTTTGAAGAAGCCAAAACGTTCAAACCTTGGTTGGTTTTCCCGGATACTGAAACCAACAAGTTGATCTGA
- the rfaE2 gene encoding D-glycero-beta-D-manno-heptose 1-phosphate adenylyltransferase has protein sequence MTLTEIIQTKIFTDVQLFIPVLNRWKQSGESVVFTNGCFDLVHRGHIDSLSKAADLGDRLIVGLNSDVSVKLLKGENRPLIDQQSRAILLASLLMVDAVVLFDEETPYELIRSVVPDVLVKGAEYQTEEIAGFDIVLAAGGRVERIELTEGFSTTDLIQRIIKGNCH, from the coding sequence ATGACACTCACAGAAATCATTCAGACCAAAATATTTACGGATGTACAGCTGTTTATCCCCGTTTTAAACCGATGGAAACAGTCTGGTGAATCGGTGGTTTTTACCAATGGTTGTTTTGATTTGGTACATCGCGGACACATCGATTCGCTGTCGAAGGCGGCCGATCTAGGCGACCGGTTAATCGTTGGCTTAAATTCTGATGTTTCGGTTAAATTGCTCAAAGGCGAGAATCGTCCGCTGATCGATCAGCAGTCGCGGGCAATTCTTTTGGCTTCGTTGCTTATGGTTGATGCCGTAGTTTTATTTGACGAAGAAACTCCCTACGAATTAATTCGAAGTGTTGTTCCTGATGTTTTGGTTAAAGGAGCAGAATACCAGACTGAGGAAATTGCCGGATTCGACATCGTTTTGGCAGCCGGAGGACGTGTTGAACGCATTGAACTCACTGAAGGTTTTTCGACTACAGACCTGATTCAAAGAATAATTAAGGGAAACTGTCATTAG
- a CDS encoding radical SAM protein: MSTFLFDQIIFGPVKSRRLGISLGVNLMPTDSKVCSFDCIYCECGWTPKKREKKAILPSREIVRQKMEEKLMEMVESNELPDVITFAGNGEPTLHPEFESIIDDTIELRNQLAPKARIAVLSNATMLHKASVVRALLKVEDNIQKLDSGFEETIRKIDCPASNYSLKAVVENLKLFDGKVIIQTLFLRGNFKGEIIDNSTEDEIAAWLKLVTEIKPSQVMIYTIDRDTPATGLEKVKLDELELIASRAHEIGFTVQVSG, translated from the coding sequence ATGTCAACTTTTCTATTCGATCAAATCATATTCGGTCCGGTAAAGAGCCGCCGGCTGGGCATTTCGCTCGGAGTAAACCTGATGCCTACCGATAGCAAAGTGTGTTCGTTCGACTGCATTTATTGCGAATGCGGATGGACGCCAAAGAAACGCGAGAAAAAAGCCATTCTGCCTTCTCGTGAAATAGTCAGGCAAAAAATGGAAGAAAAGCTGATGGAAATGGTTGAAAGCAACGAACTGCCCGATGTAATAACTTTCGCCGGGAATGGAGAACCGACCTTGCATCCTGAATTTGAAAGCATTATTGACGACACCATCGAACTTCGCAACCAACTGGCTCCCAAGGCCCGCATCGCCGTTCTATCGAATGCCACGATGTTGCACAAAGCATCGGTTGTCAGGGCTTTACTAAAGGTAGAAGACAACATCCAGAAATTAGATTCAGGTTTTGAAGAAACAATCCGGAAAATTGATTGCCCGGCATCCAATTATAGTTTGAAGGCAGTTGTTGAAAACCTGAAATTATTCGATGGAAAAGTGATTATTCAGACCTTGTTTTTACGTGGAAATTTCAAAGGTGAAATCATCGACAACTCCACCGAAGATGAAATTGCAGCGTGGCTAAAGTTGGTTACCGAAATCAAGCCGTCGCAGGTAATGATTTATACCATCGACCGCGATACTCCTGCAACCGGTCTGGAAAAGGTAAAATTAGATGAGCTTGAGTTGATTGCTTCCCGGGCCCACGAAATTGGTTTTACAGTTCAGGTTTCAGGATAA
- the radA gene encoding DNA repair protein RadA has translation MAKVKTSFFCQNCGAQSPKWVGKCNSCGEWNTFVEEIVERESSGVASFLTGTGNQPKLLHEVSSENTEHIDTCNHELNRVLGGGLVPGSMVLIGGEPGIGKSTLVLQLALDLKNKKILYVSGEESIQQIKIRAQRLQKENQNCYFLSETSLEHILAQSKQVAPDLLVIDSIQTVSTESIESSPGSVGQIRECTNGILKYAKENNVPVILIGHITKEGSLAGPKVLEHIVDTVLQFEGENQYMYRILRAIKNRFGSTSELGIFEMGNSGLREVSNPSELLINRAHEGLSGTAIAAAIEGIRPLLIEIQALVSTAAYGTPQRSSTGFDLRRLNMLLAVLEKRAGFKLATKDVFLNIAGGIRVDDPAIDLTVITAILSSNFDLPIRKNVCFAGEVGLSGEIRAVNRLEQRIAEAEKLGFDSIFIPKAGKGINLQKFKIEILQFDRVELFFRHVFAKKS, from the coding sequence ATGGCCAAAGTTAAAACCAGTTTTTTCTGTCAGAATTGCGGAGCACAGTCGCCCAAATGGGTTGGAAAGTGCAATTCGTGCGGCGAGTGGAATACTTTCGTTGAAGAAATTGTAGAGCGTGAAAGCTCCGGCGTAGCTTCATTTCTAACCGGAACAGGCAATCAGCCTAAACTTTTGCACGAAGTTTCGTCGGAAAATACGGAGCATATTGATACCTGCAATCATGAGCTCAACCGTGTTCTGGGTGGCGGACTGGTTCCCGGATCGATGGTGCTCATCGGCGGTGAGCCCGGTATTGGCAAATCGACTTTGGTTTTACAACTGGCTTTGGATTTGAAGAATAAAAAAATCCTATACGTTTCCGGAGAAGAAAGTATTCAGCAAATCAAAATACGGGCACAGCGACTTCAGAAAGAAAACCAGAACTGCTACTTTTTGAGCGAGACATCGCTCGAACACATTTTAGCGCAAAGCAAACAAGTTGCTCCCGATTTGCTTGTTATCGACTCCATCCAAACGGTTTCAACCGAATCGATTGAATCGTCGCCAGGCTCGGTTGGACAAATTCGCGAATGCACCAACGGAATCCTGAAATACGCCAAAGAAAACAATGTGCCTGTTATTCTGATTGGTCACATCACGAAAGAAGGCAGTCTGGCAGGCCCGAAAGTTTTGGAACACATTGTCGACACCGTACTCCAGTTCGAAGGCGAAAACCAATACATGTATCGTATTTTGCGAGCCATAAAAAACCGTTTCGGATCGACTTCAGAACTCGGTATTTTCGAGATGGGCAATTCAGGCTTGCGCGAAGTTTCAAACCCATCGGAACTTTTGATTAATCGTGCGCACGAAGGGCTGAGCGGAACCGCCATTGCAGCCGCCATCGAAGGAATTCGTCCCTTGCTGATCGAAATTCAGGCGCTGGTTAGCACTGCGGCATATGGAACTCCTCAAAGATCGTCAACAGGCTTCGATTTGCGACGACTGAACATGTTGCTGGCTGTTCTGGAAAAACGTGCCGGTTTTAAACTAGCTACCAAAGATGTTTTCCTGAATATTGCCGGCGGAATTAGAGTGGATGATCCGGCAATCGATTTAACTGTGATTACAGCAATCCTTTCATCAAACTTTGATTTACCGATCCGAAAGAATGTCTGCTTTGCTGGCGAGGTAGGGCTTTCAGGAGAAATCCGTGCAGTGAACCGGTTGGAACAGCGTATTGCCGAAGCCGAGAAACTGGGTTTCGACAGCATTTTTATTCCCAAAGCCGGAAAGGGAATCAACCTTCAGAAATTTAAAATTGAGATTTTGCAGTTCGACCGCGTGGAATTGTTTTTCAGGCATGTATTTGCAAAAAAAAGCTGA
- a CDS encoding DUF4270 family protein, with amino-acid sequence MKREIAAKYRFVIGFVGMVMIFWGCTNDINDLGKDLLLPGDLVQVRNYSEKNIKAYTVSDGNQRTDEPGYNLLGTFNDPLFGKSTADFACQFRLSAYPDSLKTPSINPVIDSLVLVLLYKDVYGDTLTPQQLKVYELASDLDIDLKYFQDTDLKSMSKAELVGAKNYIPKFKLDSLSTTYGSTKAAPKDTTVQEIRIKLDQKLITKLMSADSLTWSDNDKFIKYFKGLYIEAGDLTQGGAVMKVGALAAGSNMAIHYHTNKTDSLTYIYAINESCARVSRFGHDYSHTSFAANLDKTDVQDSLIYLQTTGGLRTKIFIPDLGTWSDSTNFAINRAELIFQVDSTITDLTKLVPNEQLVLTAIDKDGKEYFPSDLAFSSLYYGGTYNSTDKTFRFNIAKHMQEVIEKKKENYGFYLSTAFRSATFRRVVLKGATSKTGIKLEIAYSKIK; translated from the coding sequence GTGAAAAGAGAAATCGCAGCAAAGTACAGATTCGTAATCGGATTTGTAGGCATGGTAATGATATTTTGGGGTTGTACGAATGACATTAATGACCTGGGGAAAGATTTATTGCTCCCTGGAGATTTGGTACAAGTTCGAAATTACTCAGAGAAAAATATAAAAGCGTATACAGTATCCGATGGAAATCAACGAACTGATGAACCTGGTTATAATTTGCTTGGGACATTCAACGATCCATTGTTTGGCAAATCAACCGCTGATTTTGCCTGTCAGTTTCGTTTAAGTGCCTATCCTGATTCGTTGAAAACTCCTTCGATAAATCCGGTAATCGATTCGCTGGTGTTGGTTCTTTTGTACAAAGATGTGTATGGCGATACCTTAACCCCTCAGCAACTAAAAGTATATGAACTTGCTTCGGATTTGGATATTGATTTGAAATATTTTCAGGATACAGACCTGAAAAGCATGTCGAAGGCGGAATTGGTTGGAGCAAAAAATTACATTCCCAAATTTAAGCTTGACTCTTTGAGTACAACTTATGGTTCGACCAAGGCGGCTCCTAAAGATACAACTGTTCAGGAAATTAGGATTAAACTTGATCAGAAATTAATCACCAAGCTGATGTCAGCTGATTCGCTTACTTGGTCAGACAATGATAAATTTATCAAATACTTTAAAGGTTTATATATCGAAGCTGGTGATTTAACTCAGGGAGGAGCTGTCATGAAAGTAGGCGCTTTGGCCGCTGGTTCAAACATGGCTATCCATTACCACACCAACAAAACCGATTCGTTAACCTATATTTATGCCATTAATGAAAGTTGTGCGCGTGTTAGCCGATTTGGGCACGACTATTCCCATACTTCTTTTGCTGCTAATCTTGATAAAACCGACGTTCAGGATAGTTTAATTTATTTGCAAACTACCGGAGGATTGAGAACCAAAATATTTATTCCGGATCTTGGAACGTGGAGCGATTCAACCAATTTCGCAATTAATAGAGCCGAACTTATTTTTCAGGTTGACTCGACGATTACCGATTTGACTAAACTTGTACCCAACGAACAGTTGGTTTTAACTGCTATCGACAAAGATGGTAAGGAATATTTCCCTTCTGATCTTGCCTTTTCTTCGCTCTATTATGGCGGAACTTACAATAGCACCGACAAAACATTTCGTTTTAACATTGCAAAGCATATGCAAGAGGTAATTGAGAAGAAAAAAGAAAATTACGGATTTTACCTGTCAACGGCATTCCGTAGTGCGACTTTTAGAAGGGTCGTATTAAAAGGAGCCACCAGCAAAACAGGAATAAAACTTGAGATAGCATATTCAAAGATTAAATAG
- the glmS gene encoding glutamine--fructose-6-phosphate transaminase (isomerizing) produces MCGIVGYIGDKDVYPILIQGLQRLEYRGYDSAGLAIYNDTLQVFKCKGRVSDLEKHVAEENISGQIGIGHTRWATHGEPNDRNAHPHTSMNGDFVLVHNGIIENYAELKSDLQKKGYTFQSDTDTEVLVNLIEYFYRNAEDVTAEIAVRLALSKVVGAYGIVVICKNEKDQLIAARKGSPLVIGIGKGEYFIASDATPIVNYTDSVIYLNDHDVAIINKGSITLKTVENNPVAFKITKVDMTIGDLEKGDFEHFMLKEIFEQPKTIEDTFRGRINPEHTEIVLGGLLDVLPKILKARRIIIIGCGTSWHAALVGEYLIEEYARIPVEVEYASEFRYRNPILNSEDVVIAISQSGETADTLAALRMAKERGATILGVCNVVGSSIARETDGGVYTHAGVEIGVASTKAFTAQVTIMTLFALKLAKENGRISSGLYLDLIKELSEIPEKVKSILVKHPHIKEVAAKYKDAINALYLGRGALFPVALEGALKLKEISYIHAEGYAAGEMKHGPIALVDDNLPVIVVAAKDHYYEKIVSNIQEVKARKGNIIAVVTEGDTGLTSMVNDLFEIPKSHPAVSPLLAIIPLQLFSYYIAVMRGCDVDQPRNLAKSVTVE; encoded by the coding sequence ATGTGTGGAATTGTTGGCTATATTGGAGATAAAGATGTTTATCCAATCCTGATTCAGGGACTTCAACGACTTGAATATCGGGGATATGATTCTGCCGGACTGGCAATTTATAACGACACTTTACAAGTTTTTAAGTGTAAAGGCCGTGTTTCTGATCTGGAGAAACATGTTGCCGAAGAAAATATTAGTGGGCAAATCGGAATAGGACACACGCGTTGGGCAACCCATGGCGAGCCGAATGACCGGAATGCACACCCACACACTTCGATGAACGGCGATTTTGTTTTGGTTCACAACGGTATTATTGAAAATTACGCTGAACTTAAATCAGATCTCCAGAAAAAAGGCTATACTTTTCAGTCAGACACCGACACCGAAGTCCTTGTTAACCTCATTGAATATTTTTACCGGAATGCTGAGGATGTTACTGCCGAAATCGCTGTAAGGCTTGCCCTTTCGAAAGTTGTTGGTGCTTATGGTATTGTGGTTATCTGCAAAAACGAAAAGGATCAATTGATTGCCGCGCGAAAAGGTAGTCCGTTGGTTATAGGAATTGGGAAAGGCGAATATTTTATTGCTTCTGATGCTACACCCATTGTGAATTATACCGACAGCGTCATTTACCTGAACGATCACGATGTAGCTATCATCAATAAAGGCAGCATTACCCTGAAGACGGTTGAGAATAATCCGGTAGCCTTCAAAATCACGAAAGTTGACATGACCATTGGAGATCTGGAAAAAGGAGATTTCGAGCATTTTATGCTGAAAGAAATCTTTGAACAGCCCAAAACCATCGAAGATACTTTCAGGGGTCGTATAAATCCGGAGCATACCGAAATTGTGTTGGGAGGATTGTTGGATGTTTTACCAAAAATACTGAAGGCCAGAAGAATTATCATCATCGGGTGCGGTACATCGTGGCATGCTGCGCTGGTGGGCGAATACCTGATTGAAGAATATGCCCGTATTCCGGTTGAAGTTGAATACGCATCGGAATTCCGCTACCGAAATCCTATTTTGAACAGCGAAGACGTGGTAATTGCCATCAGTCAGAGCGGCGAAACTGCCGATACACTGGCGGCACTGCGCATGGCCAAGGAACGGGGAGCCACCATTCTGGGAGTTTGTAATGTGGTAGGTTCGAGCATTGCCCGCGAAACCGATGGAGGTGTTTACACCCATGCAGGTGTCGAAATTGGGGTGGCATCCACCAAGGCATTTACTGCCCAGGTAACCATCATGACTCTCTTTGCATTGAAACTGGCCAAAGAGAATGGCAGGATTTCATCCGGATTATACCTCGATTTAATCAAGGAATTGTCGGAAATTCCGGAGAAAGTAAAATCAATACTCGTTAAGCATCCTCACATTAAAGAAGTTGCTGCCAAATATAAAGATGCTATCAACGCGCTATATTTGGGCCGGGGCGCTCTTTTTCCTGTTGCCCTGGAAGGTGCTTTAAAACTGAAAGAAATATCGTATATACATGCTGAAGGATATGCAGCCGGTGAAATGAAACACGGCCCAATTGCTTTGGTCGACGATAACTTACCTGTAATTGTAGTTGCTGCAAAAGATCATTATTACGAAAAGATTGTCAGCAATATTCAGGAAGTGAAAGCCCGGAAAGGAAACATTATTGCTGTAGTTACTGAAGGCGATACCGGATTGACCAGCATGGTGAATGACCTGTTTGAGATTCCCAAATCACATCCGGCAGTTTCTCCATTGCTTGCTATCATACCTTTGCAGCTGTTCTCGTATTACATTGCGGTAATGCGTGGTTGCGACGTCGATCAGCCAAGGAATCTGGCAAAAAGTGTAACCGTCGAGTAG
- the panC gene encoding pantoate--beta-alanine ligase, translated as MQVVKHISDLQTILNIKREEGLKIGFVPTMGALHEGHLSLVMIAGEQSNFVVVSIFVNPTQFNDKGDLDRYPRDLQKDVDLLSTSACQLIFAPEPEEIYPEPDTRQFNFGQLEQVMEGKFRPGHFNGVAQVVSRLFDIVQPDKAFFGQKDFQQLAIINEMVRKFNLPVEIVSCPIIRETNGLAMSSRNMLLSPEQRLNAVHISATLFEAANKTGELSVEELCEWVINRINKNEFLNTEYFEIVNEMTLLPVKSWDENCKKFGCIAVHCGKIRLIDNMEFGVRSA; from the coding sequence ATGCAGGTAGTAAAACACATTAGCGATCTTCAGACAATACTGAACATCAAGCGGGAAGAAGGTTTAAAAATCGGGTTTGTTCCCACAATGGGCGCCCTACACGAAGGACATCTTTCGTTAGTAATGATAGCTGGAGAACAGTCCAATTTCGTCGTTGTCAGTATCTTTGTAAACCCAACCCAATTTAACGACAAAGGCGACCTTGACCGCTACCCACGCGATCTTCAGAAAGATGTCGATTTACTTTCAACAAGTGCTTGTCAGCTTATTTTCGCTCCTGAACCTGAAGAAATTTATCCTGAACCAGATACCCGCCAATTCAATTTTGGCCAGCTTGAACAGGTGATGGAAGGAAAATTCAGACCCGGACATTTTAATGGAGTGGCTCAGGTGGTAAGCCGATTGTTCGACATCGTTCAGCCCGACAAAGCCTTTTTTGGCCAGAAAGATTTTCAGCAACTAGCAATCATCAACGAAATGGTGCGAAAATTTAATTTGCCAGTCGAAATTGTTTCCTGTCCGATTATCCGTGAGACTAATGGATTGGCAATGAGCTCGCGCAACATGCTGCTAAGCCCCGAACAACGACTGAATGCCGTTCATATTTCGGCTACCTTATTTGAGGCAGCAAACAAAACAGGTGAATTATCCGTAGAAGAACTTTGTGAGTGGGTAATTAATCGCATCAACAAAAACGAATTCCTGAACACTGAGTACTTCGAAATTGTTAATGAAATGACACTTTTACCCGTGAAAAGCTGGGATGAAAACTGCAAAAAATTTGGATGTATTGCTGTTCATTGCGGAAAAATAAGGTTGATTGACAATATGGAGTTCGGAGTTCGAAGTGCCTAA
- a CDS encoding glycogen/starch synthase: MEKKKVLFISSEITPYLPETEMSKKSRYLPQGIQERGKEIRTFMPRYGSVNERRNQLHEVIRLSGMNLIIDDTDHPLIIKVASIQSARMQVYFIDNEDYFQRKHIFKDAKGNEFADNDERAIFFARGVLETVIKLRWAPDLIHCQGWLTSLVPLYIKKAYNDDPLFVNSKVVYSVYNDDFKKPLDATFRTKLKMNNITNDDTELVDDPSYVNLSNMAIQYSDAIIQGSPKINSEITEFIQSSGKLFLDYQPEHTYIDAYNDLYDKVL, translated from the coding sequence ATGGAAAAGAAGAAAGTCTTATTTATTTCATCAGAAATTACCCCTTATCTTCCAGAGACAGAAATGTCGAAGAAATCCAGATACCTCCCACAGGGAATTCAGGAAAGAGGAAAGGAAATCCGGACTTTTATGCCAAGGTATGGTAGTGTGAATGAACGCAGGAATCAATTGCATGAGGTTATACGGTTGTCGGGTATGAATTTGATTATTGATGATACCGATCACCCATTGATTATTAAGGTAGCTTCGATTCAATCGGCACGAATGCAGGTTTACTTTATAGATAACGAAGATTATTTTCAGCGAAAGCATATTTTTAAAGATGCAAAAGGAAATGAATTCGCGGATAATGACGAAAGAGCTATTTTCTTTGCCCGTGGAGTACTCGAAACGGTCATCAAACTTCGGTGGGCTCCCGATTTAATTCATTGTCAAGGTTGGCTGACTTCACTTGTACCCCTATACATCAAGAAGGCATACAACGACGATCCCTTGTTTGTTAATTCAAAAGTAGTTTATTCGGTTTATAACGATGATTTTAAGAAACCATTGGATGCAACTTTCAGGACTAAACTAAAAATGAATAACATTACGAATGACGATACCGAATTGGTTGATGACCCAAGCTATGTTAATCTTAGTAATATGGCGATTCAGTATTCGGATGCAATTATTCAGGGAAGTCCGAAAATTAACAGTGAAATAACAGAGTTTATACAATCCTCAGGGAAATTGTTTTTAGATTACCAACCTGAACATACCTATATTGATGCTTACAACGATCTTTATGATAAAGTATTGTAA